The sequence GCGCACGCCCTCCAGCCGTTCCATCAGGATCGCAGCGCGGTAGCGCACGCCCTCGCGCATGTAGAAGGCCGCCAGCGGCCGCGGCACCGGCAGCTTGCGGGCCAGCAGCGCACGCATCAGCCGGAACTCGGCGAAGCTGCGGGTGCGGTCGGCACGCTGCCACAGGTAGAGGTCATGACTGAGCCGTGCGGCCAGGCCGCCACGCAGGTAGTGGCGCAGCACGCACGGACCGAACGGCGCCTCGACGAACCAGGCGCCACCGCGTCCGCCATCGCCTACCGGCCGCGCCTTCTCGCCCCAGTGCGTGGGCGAAAACAGCGAGGCGTCGGCTTGCCGCAGCCGTTCGCGGTCGAACAGAATGGCCCCATATCCGCGGCCCTCGCGGCAAGGCGTCAGCGCTTCAGTGGCGTCAAATGCGACCATTCCTTCGAGTCTAACAACACCATGCCCCAGACGTCCTCATCCCTGTGCCTTTTGCGTTTGTCAGCGCTCGGGGACGTGACCCATGTGGTGCCGCTGGTGCGGACGCTGCAGCGCGCGATGCCCGGGACCAGCCTGCACTGGGTGATCGACAAAGGCGGCTACAAGCTGCTCGAGGAACTGCCGGGCGTGGTCTTCCACACCTATGACAAGAGCACCGGCCTGGCCGGGATGCGGGCGCTGCGCGCGCAACTGCCCAACCGCTTCGATGCGCTGCTGCAGATGCAGGTCGCGTTCCGCGCCAACGTGCTGTCGGCGTTCATCCCGGCCCGCCGGCGCATCGGCTACGACCGCTCCCGCTCCAAGGACCTGCATGGGCTCTTCATCAACGAGCGCATCGCCGACCGCCCCGGTATCCATGTGCTCGATGCGATCGGCAGCTTCTGCGAACCGCTGGGCCTGCAGCAGACCGAAGTGAGCTGGGACCTGGCCACCCCGCTGGCCGCGCGCGAGTGGGCCC is a genomic window of Stenotrophomonas sp. Marseille-Q4652 containing:
- a CDS encoding 3-deoxy-D-manno-octulosonic acid kinase; its protein translation is MVAFDATEALTPCREGRGYGAILFDRERLRQADASLFSPTHWGEKARPVGDGGRGGAWFVEAPFGPCVLRHYLRGGLAARLSHDLYLWQRADRTRSFAEFRLMRALLARKLPVPRPLAAFYMREGVRYRAAILMERLEGVRSLADRALVAGRGAPWEEAGRLIACFHRAGLDHADLNAHNILFDANGHGWLIDFDRSQLRIPATRWRERNLKRLLRSLLKLRGERSREDVEKDYARLRRAYDLAWSRGY